One Deltaproteobacteria bacterium RBG_16_64_85 genomic window carries:
- a CDS encoding aldolase, with the protein MRDQIAKYTGKLLADRSALPGHIAFAAHDDVLLSDGNATLARLCERILSSLDCLGLVAARPSLPFADFLVRRAKAGESRIVPQDTETRTFLHDIPFLRREELVEDPPARIGRLLRNRKGMIAEGLGIVAGGSVTVEQAYINYSSVFHAAFVTYLLEVLADGFLLRGEKEAFDSFRRDWLRPLSAEGIVFRSGPLEEPGEILAEVAAVGRYTVERGLVDSFFGNLSCRAGGTIYISQTAASLDDLPGRIDPVPMDDSSTTGITASSELPAHRRIYEVSGARTILHGHPKFAVVMSLLCEEKDCPVKDCWRDCDKVRLLGDTPVVAGEIGAGGLAKRVPPVIALPRKAVVYGHGVFTVGETDFAEAFKAMVDVENWCRQEYFRRLTAKLPG; encoded by the coding sequence GTGAGGGACCAGATCGCAAAGTACACGGGAAAGCTCCTGGCCGACCGGTCCGCGCTCCCCGGTCACATTGCGTTCGCCGCGCACGACGACGTCCTCCTCTCGGACGGGAACGCTACGCTCGCCCGCCTGTGCGAGAGGATCCTATCTTCCCTGGACTGTCTGGGTCTTGTGGCCGCCCGACCCTCCTTGCCGTTCGCCGACTTCCTGGTTCGCCGCGCGAAGGCCGGGGAGTCCCGCATCGTGCCGCAGGACACCGAGACGCGCACCTTCCTGCACGACATCCCCTTCCTGCGCCGGGAGGAACTGGTTGAGGATCCCCCCGCGCGTATCGGGCGCCTGCTGAGGAACCGCAAGGGGATGATTGCGGAGGGGTTGGGGATCGTCGCCGGCGGCAGCGTGACGGTCGAGCAGGCCTACATCAACTACTCCTCCGTCTTCCACGCGGCCTTCGTCACATACCTGCTCGAAGTCCTCGCGGACGGGTTTCTCCTCCGCGGGGAGAAGGAGGCGTTCGATTCCTTCCGTCGTGACTGGCTGCGGCCGCTCTCCGCCGAGGGGATCGTATTTCGAAGCGGCCCCCTGGAGGAACCGGGGGAAATCCTCGCCGAAGTGGCGGCCGTCGGCCGGTACACCGTGGAGCGAGGGCTGGTGGACTCCTTCTTCGGCAACCTCTCCTGCCGCGCAGGCGGCACGATCTACATCTCCCAGACCGCGGCCAGCCTCGACGATCTGCCCGGGCGCATCGACCCGGTCCCCATGGACGACTCCTCCACCACGGGGATCACCGCCTCCAGCGAGCTCCCGGCACACCGGCGGATCTACGAGGTGAGCGGGGCGCGGACGATTCTTCACGGCCACCCCAAGTTCGCCGTCGTCATGAGCCTGCTCTGCGAGGAGAAAGACTGCCCCGTCAAGGATTGCTGGAGGGACTGCGACAAGGTTCGGCTGCTCGGAGACACGCCGGTGGTCGCCGGGGAAATCGGGGCCGGCGGCCTTGCGAAGCGGGTCCCGCCGGTCATCGCCTTGCCGCGGAAAGCCGTTGTGTACGGGCACGGAGTTTTCACCGTGGGGGAAACGGACTTCGCCGAGGCCTTCAAAGCGATGGTCGATGTGGAGAACTGGTGCCGGCAGGAATATTTCCGGCGTCTGACGGCGAAGCTTCCGGGATGA